The Candidatus Schekmanbacteria bacterium sequence GTGAGGGCTGAAAAAAGAATAGCTGATGTTAAGGGAATTTTACAGGAGATTGGAATTCAACCTGAAAGGGTAGAATTCAAAGAAGTAGCGTCAAATACTCCTTATAGAATCAAAAATGCAGTTGAGCAAATGAGGGAAAGATTGTCCCAATTGGGCTCTTTAAATCTTGAAAGAAATAATAACCGCTTATGAGTGAAAATGGAAAAAATAGAAAAGTAGGGTCTGTCCTTGTCCTTGGCGGCGGAGTGGCAGGTATGCAGTCAGCTATAGATTTGGCGGACTCTGGATACAGAGTTTATCTTGCTGAAAAGACGCCATTTATAGGCGGTAAAATGGCTCAGCTTGATAAGACATTTCCGACGAACGATTGTGCGATGTGCACAATTTCTCCACGCTTAGTAGGTGTTGGAAGACATCTCAATATAGATATTCTTGCAGGAGTCGAGCTGATTCGGGTTGAGGGCGAAGCAGGAAATTTCAAAGTATTTCTGAAACAAAATGAGCGGTTAATCGACCCTGCAAAGTGTACTGCCTGCGGCGATTGTAAAAAGGTATGTCCTGTGGAAGTTGAAAGCGAATTTGACCTTGGACTTTCAAAGAGAAATGCAATTTATAAAAGCTATTCACAGGCAGTGCCAAATGCCTATGCCATTGACAAGCGTGGATTGTCTGCCTGTAAAATTTCCTGTCCTGCAGGAATCAGTGTGCAGGGGTATATTGCCCTTATTGCAAAGGGAAAATATAAGGAAGCATACAATCTTATAATGAAAAATAATCCTCTTCCCGGAGTGTGCGGAAGAATGTGCCATCATCCCTGCGAATCAGAATGTCGCAGAGGGCTTGTCGATGAAGCTATTTCGATCAGGAATTTACGGCGCTTCTTGGCAGACAAAATTTATGGAGACCCGGATTTTACTCCTCCTCAGGCAGTTGAGAAAAAGCATCCTGAAAAGATTGCCATAATTGGCGCTGGACCCTCAGGACTATCCTGTGCCTACTATCTTGCACTTGAAGGATACAATGTTGAGATATTTGAGGCTTTGCCCGTCAAGGGAGGAATGCTTGCAGTGGGAATTCCTGAATATCGGGTGCCGGCAAAATCATTGGCCATAGAGATTTCAAATATAGAGGCATTGGGGGTCAAAATTCATACGAATACCAGAATTGGTAAGGATATTGCTTTTTCAAAATTGAAAGAGGATTTCGATGTTGTCTATATTGCAACAGGAGCGCATCTTGCAAACAAACTAAACATACCGGGCTCTGACAATGAGAATGTAATAGATGGTGTAGAATTTTTGAGAAAGGTTAGCCTTGGTGAGGAGGTTAAAAAAGGTAAAAAGGCGGTAGTCATAGGTGGTGGTAATGTTGCTTTGGATGTTGCAAGGACAGCCCTTCGCTTGGGATATGATGTTTCTCTTATGTGCCTTGAAAACGAGGAGGAAATCCCCTGTCATCCATGGGAGCTTGAAGAGGCGATTGAAGAAGGAGTTAAAGTAAATTATTCACTTGGACCAAAAGAAATAGTCGTTAAAGATGGAAAGATTGAAGGTGTCAGAACCATAAAGGTAAAATCGGTTTTTGACAGCGAAGGGAAATTCAATCCGCAGTTTTATGAAGGTACAGAAGGATTATTGAAAGGTGATACGGTTTTTTTGGCAATTGGTCAAAGGCCTGATTTGAGTTTTCTCGACTGTGATTTAGAGACGCAGCAGGGAAATAGAATCAAGGTTGACCCATCTCTTCTCCGCACTAGTGATGGCAAAATATATGCCGGAGGCGATGTTGTGAGGGGTCCTGCTTCTGCTATTGAGGCGATTGCCGATGGCAGAAGAGCAGCGATGGTGATTGACAGCAAACTGAGAAACAAGCCGATTCCAGAGGATGTAAGACCTGAACCGACAGAACCTGAGATTGAAGGCAAAAGGATAAAGAAAGAATGGAAAAAGGTTCCGCCTAAACTTTCTCCTGAAGAGAGAATAAAGGATTTCAGCGAAATCGAGAAACCTTTTTCTGAAGAGGATGCTCTTGCTGAGGCATTGAGATGCCTTCACTGTTCAGTTTGTTCTGACTGCAGACTTTGTGAAGAAGCTTGTGAAGCAAAAGCTATAAGCCATGAACAGCCCATTCAAACTGTCAAACAGCTTGATGTAGGAGCTATTATTCTTGCGCCGGGATTTGAATATTATGATGTTGATCTCAAAGAGGAATTTGGCCATAGGAGGTTTAGCAATGTCCTTTCCAGTTTAGAATTTGAGAGGATTTTGAGCGCAGGTGGTCCCTTTATGGGAGAGATTAAACGGCTTTCAGACGGAAAACCTCCAAAAAAGATAGCATGGATTCAATGTGTCGGTTCAAGGGATGAAGAAAGGGATTATTGTTCATCGGTTTGCTGTATGTATGCAACCAAGCAGGCGCGTCTTGTGAAAGAGCATCTTCCTGATGCTGAATGTACTATATTTTTTATTGATTTACGGGCTTTTGGGAAAGGTTTCGATGATTATTGCAAAAGGGCTGAAGCTCTTGGAGTAAGATATGTTAGATGCAGACCTTCCAATGTCAAAGAAGACCCTTTAACCCAAAATCTTCTTTTTCAATATATTACGCCTGAAGGCAAGCCCATAACCGAAGAATTCGATATGGTCGTTCTTTCTGGCGGACTTGGTATCGGTAAAGAACAAAAGGAAGTGGCAGAAACCCTTGGAATTGAACTCAATGAATTCAATTTTTGTAAAACAGGGAAATGGGATCCTTTATATACTAACAGGGAGGGGATTTATACCTGTGGTGCTTTTACAGAACCGAAAGATATTCCTGAATCCGTCACTCAGGCAAGTGGAGCGGC is a genomic window containing:
- a CDS encoding FAD-binding protein — protein: MSENGKNRKVGSVLVLGGGVAGMQSAIDLADSGYRVYLAEKTPFIGGKMAQLDKTFPTNDCAMCTISPRLVGVGRHLNIDILAGVELIRVEGEAGNFKVFLKQNERLIDPAKCTACGDCKKVCPVEVESEFDLGLSKRNAIYKSYSQAVPNAYAIDKRGLSACKISCPAGISVQGYIALIAKGKYKEAYNLIMKNNPLPGVCGRMCHHPCESECRRGLVDEAISIRNLRRFLADKIYGDPDFTPPQAVEKKHPEKIAIIGAGPSGLSCAYYLALEGYNVEIFEALPVKGGMLAVGIPEYRVPAKSLAIEISNIEALGVKIHTNTRIGKDIAFSKLKEDFDVVYIATGAHLANKLNIPGSDNENVIDGVEFLRKVSLGEEVKKGKKAVVIGGGNVALDVARTALRLGYDVSLMCLENEEEIPCHPWELEEAIEEGVKVNYSLGPKEIVVKDGKIEGVRTIKVKSVFDSEGKFNPQFYEGTEGLLKGDTVFLAIGQRPDLSFLDCDLETQQGNRIKVDPSLLRTSDGKIYAGGDVVRGPASAIEAIADGRRAAMVIDSKLRNKPIPEDVRPEPTEPEIEGKRIKKEWKKVPPKLSPEERIKDFSEIEKPFSEEDALAEALRCLHCSVCSDCRLCEEACEAKAISHEQPIQTVKQLDVGAIILAPGFEYYDVDLKEEFGHRRFSNVLSSLEFERILSAGGPFMGEIKRLSDGKPPKKIAWIQCVGSRDEERDYCSSVCCMYATKQARLVKEHLPDAECTIFFIDLRAFGKGFDDYCKRAEALGVRYVRCRPSNVKEDPLTQNLLFQYITPEGKPITEEFDMVVLSGGLGIGKEQKEVAETLGIELNEFNFCKTGKWDPLYTNREGIYTCGAFTEPKDIPESVTQASGAAALAIEQLSDVRNTCTRKKEYPEERDVSKEEPRVGVFVCRCGTNIGGVIEVPSVVEYVKQLPNVVFAEENMYTCAADSLEKIKEMIKEHNLNRVVVTSCTPRTHEPLFQEALREAGLNPYLFEMANIRDQCTWVHANTPDKALNKAKTLAQMAVMRARKLNPLYNQDIDICRDVLVIGGGIAGMTSA